The nucleotide sequence CGCCGGCTGGCCTGAAGGACGGTGAGCAGCGTTGTGTGTTGCGTACCTTGCCTTGTGACAGGATAATTGGATGTTAGATATTAATGACCTCGTTTAAACTCCTCCTTCATCCAGATATTGCCTGAATCCATCCTCCTATAAGTCCTAACTTTAAAAAAAGCAAAAAGGCAATGTGGTTTAGCTCTAAATGGGCGATGTGTCATGTCCACCCTTCTAAACAGACATGATCAAATGAGTCATATATCGTAGATGCTGATCCATGGTTCATGCCACAAGCATGCTAGTAACTAATTCCTGATAGACATTGGGTCTCCATGAAATGGTCTTCTGGCGTGGATTGATAAAGACTAATATCGTTCGTCTTCACATCATTTTCTAGGTTGTTTGATGTTGTAGAACCATGGCTTTCTCctcaaggagagagagagagagagagagagagagagagccattgTGTGATGGCTGTTCCATCACAAATATTGGTGTAATGCCATGCATGGCATCATGTGGCTGGTGGCCGGTTTCATGTGGCTTCTCTTCCCAAACCTGGACACTTGCCGTATTGCAAATCATTGTATCTTTCTTAAAGGTTGCGACCTGTGCCAGGTGTGTTCTACTGCCAGCTAAACGGCATGGGTATTAActgcaaattatatatatatatatatatatatatatatatatatatataaaattgttCTACGGATCTTTTGTTTCATTTCTTTTGAGCAATCATAAAAGCTTTTTATTATGTATCTACTATCAAAAATTCAATGCGTAATCTCAGCATTCAATGCATATTCCtgaataatttaattttttaattattcaacTATTTCATTTTGCCAAGTTCATtagcctatatatatatatatatatatatatatatatatatatatatatatatatatatatatatatatatatatatatatatatatatatatatatatatatatatatatatatatatatatatatatgaaggaGAAAAGGAGGGAACAGGCAGCAAAGTTAGGTCAATATTATAAGCTCGGCACATTCAGGTAAACttgtaaaaatataaaacctCACAAAAGCATTGATATAGTTGGTCTGGGCCCTATAGTTTGGCCCATTGAACCATTACGGGCCGGAACTCATGTAGAATGACGTATCACATATTTCCTGCAATTTGTTTGCAGATATCTCCTATGAAAAGCTTGCGATGAACCACTTATCATTTCACAATATGTTTTGATCTCTTGCTTTCAGGACAAATCAGTCATTGGTGGAACGCAACAGCCCTTGATGATGCTGGACTGCTAGTATCGTGGGACGCATCCAAGCAAAGAGCAGACATGGTCGTAGCTCAAGATGGTTCGGGTAACTACAAGACCATTAATGAAGCAGTAGCTGCactccagcagcagcagcagcagagggAAAGCAGGGTAGTAATCTACGTCAAATCAGGGGTATACGAAGAATATGTCGAGATAGGTAGGAAACTGAAGAACGTAATGCTCGTCGGAGATGGCATCGACAGCACGATCGTAACGGGCAACCACAACGTTCGTGATGGTTACACCACCTTCAGTTCAGCCACCTTTGGTAAGTACAGAAGAAAGTTCATCAAGATCCAGGAAAGACATGCATGCAGATGTTATCAGCTAAAAAAAGACTCACCGATATATATTTCCTTGTAGGTGTAACAGGTGACAACTTCTGGGCAAGGGACATGACATTCGAGAACGCCGCCGGGCCGGAGAAACAGCAGGCCGTCGCCGTGATGGTGGGCTCCGACCACTCGGTGTTCTACAGATGCAGCTTCAAAGGATATCAGGACACGCTCTTTGTGCTCTCGCAGAGGCAATTCTACCGCGAATGCCAAATTTACGGCACGGTCGATTTCATCTTCGGCAACGCCGCAGCAGTGCTTCAAGACTGTGAAATCTATGTGAGGAAGCCAATGTGGCACCAGCCCAACGTGATCACAGCCCAAGGAAGAGATGACGAGAACCAGAACACCGGCATCTCGGTCCATGCATCTCGAGTGAGGCCTGCACAGGATTTTGAACAAGTTAAGGGATCATTCAGGAGCTATCTTGGCAGGCCATGGAAGAAGTACTCGAGGACTGTGTTCTTGAAGACATACCTTGATGGTCTGATAGATCCTCAAGGGTGGGCAAAGTGGCGAGGAGATTTCGCACTTGATACCTTATACTATGCCGAGTACATGAACACTGGGGACGGCGCTTGCGCTGGGAAAAGGGTGAAGTGGCCTGGATTTCATGCCCTGAGCGACTCCAGTGAAGCTGCTCCATTCACTGTTGAGAACTTTATAGAGGGCCAGTCATGGATTCCAGAGAGTGGTGTTCCCTTCTGGGGAGGAATTTAAGCTGAAGTCCGACTACTTGCAAGTACGTAGGCATCGGAAAATGTTACTAAATTAGGCACCTATGTATATTGTACGGTAATATCACGTGTATATTGTATTATTTCCACGTATATTATACAGCAATTAGAAGAAGTTAGCTACCGACTGGTGAGGCTTCTGAAAAGGTCGAATGCACCCATAGAAAGAAGTCATCATAGAAGAAAATAGTGGGTCGTCATGATTCGTGTTGTATCCTACTTTAAAAGAAAATAGCTGATATAATCTTGTCCTACTTGTCAAATAACTTCTTTCTTGTCAGGCTGATTTCGCAATTGGTTTTTTGAAAGATAATTAAACCCCAAAATCAGGTTATTGATACGTGATGAATCACCTGGAAACAAGGGAAAACtcattcaatatatatatatatatataaaaagaaaaactcttgTGATTTCCTCGAGACTACGTTCGTTCTTCAGAGCTTATAAAACCTGAGAAAAAACAGACAATTTACATTATAGCAAGTTAGTACCACTGCTCTAgcttaatataattattatccAGCAACATGACATTCTCACCTCATTATGCTGACATTTATGGCAATATATAAGACAAACCTTAGATTAGTAATATGTTTTCATTTAGCAGTCCTTAAAATTTTCTTCTGGAGAATTCTTTTCAGAAACCTTAGGGAATGACCTCCCAAAGCACAAGTTCATAATAATTTCTTTTGCTTGAATGTATACCCCTGATAACAAGAATTTTCACTGCAGACCAAAAATTGATTCCACCACAAAATTATTGCCTAAAAGCATGCATGATATTGGGACAAAATGATTCCACATACAGATGATCAGACGGATCATAGCCTTGCTTCACTTTGCCAAGTCCAAAATTGTTTAGCCGATTCTCATGCAGAGTGGATATATGGAAACAACTTCACAAAAACCTGTCTCGTTTAAATATTCCAGCACCCAAGAGACATAAAGTGCAAGGCCTTTTTCATCTAACAAAAATAATCTTATTCCTATAACCAACAGGATTTTCTTTcatgctcttctaaattgaagaTGGCAATAGCTGACACGAGAACAGTTTCTCACATCAGTTCGACTCTCCTtggaattttaagaaaaaaaccaAGTGCGTAACAACTTGGAAAAACCTTTCTATTCAAGAATGTCAAACTTTAGTATGTGTTTCTCCAGGCATGCCACTTCAGCTTTAACTGATACCACAGAGGAGAGATCCCCAAGACACCACGTGATATCCTTGAATCAAACACGTTGAATTGCCTATGTTTTAGAGAATCCAGCAGGACCTGAGCAGGCACTGCTGGAAGAAGCACAGGAACAGCCTCAGCAGGAACTGTTTTAGCCAACTCCCGTGCCTTCTGCAAGTGAATGTTAGCAATGGAAGCCACCTCAAAAACAGCATCTGATAATCCCTCACCTGACTCCATCCTAATGTCAGACCGGCCATTCCCTGTTATTAGCAACCCATGTCTAGCTGCTACATCAGCTGGAATGTAAGGTATTCTCCCATGATGACTTGCATGGTGAGGCAGAGATTTGAGCAGCAATAGCAGTCCACTCGCTTTCCCAATATGTGACACAGCATGATCAGCTGCAGTGGACCGAATCCCACCAGCTTGAAGAGTTGCATACAGAATGGTAGATACAGTATCCTCTGCATACCCCTCCAAATCCCCTATAGTTTCTGGGATAGCATGCTCTTCTCTGCTTGCATCATTTATCCGGGCCTGCACAGACCTTTTGAGCCAATGCTTGCTGATTTTCTGCTCCGAAATCACTGAAGAGAGGGCTTGAGCTGCTGGGTGCTCTATTAGCTTGTTGGCAAATATTTTATCGATAGCTTCTTGCCACCAGAAGAGGCGCATAAGACCTATCTTGGGATCGGAAGCAACATCCATAGCCCGGGCGGTTTCAACATTAAAAGCACGGAGGGCAAATGCAGCCTTCCGCATGGCTGGGGGAAGGTGAAGAAGGCAAAGGTAGTGGTGATAATCATAACTGCGCACTTGCTGCACGCAGTAAGAGAAGGCTGCCCGGATGCTATTGCTGGATATGGAAGTGCCATTCATCAATTCCTTGGAGTGATGACTTAATAGTAAGTTAACTTCCTGCATGAAGACAGCTCTTTATAGTACAAcagaaaggaaggaaggaagaaaggaaaaaaaggaaaaaaaaccaaTAAGAGCAATAGCAAAATGCTTCAAAAGCCTTCTATAATGTGAATATTTTCTCCACAAATTCCCAGCAACCAAAATCTAGAACTAAGATAAAAAACTAGTTATGGTTGTGTTTTTTAAGACTGTTGTTTTTATTACCCATATATCTTGAAGTGTTTTGGTATAATCAAATCCTCATAAGCTTAAACATGAACAAACCAAATCAGTAAATGGCTGCATGGAACAATACAAAAAATGAAACCGATAAATAAGCAGGCCAAAATTAACCAGAGTCCAGGAAACAGAGGGAGCTGCAAGAAACACAATGAAAACTGAGCTAATTAATCTTCTGTACTTCTGAACTGTTATTCCAGCAAATTTTCTTAGATTTCTCTATGTTCCCGACTTTTCTAAGTGATGTGGATTGCTCGAAAAAAATTTCCAAGGAAACACATGAGGATCTAGAAAACTAATTTTTCTCCCTTAATGATCTAGTTATACTTATATATCTCACGTAATTCAATCTAAAACCTTAATTGAACATTATCCGTTAAAGTCAAGAAGaatttttaatttgaaaatacTATCAAGATACACAAGGCAAGATAAAGCATTAAAAGAGAAGGAATGGATTCCTATATGTTAGTTCCCAATATCGTATCCCCCTTTAAATACCAAATTTTAGTTTCAATCACTCACTCAAAGCATTTCTCAAAATAATCAATAAAAAATGTGGATTAACCACTCACAAACTATGCAAAAACAGCGTATCATCATAAAGAAGATTGAACCACAACATCATTAATCATCAATTATCTGCACATAATGTGacaattatcattttttttaaatcatgtGAGAGCGCCATCTTGTCTCAAGGGAAATAGCATTTCAGCACACTGAACATTTCCTTCCAGTTGCTAGTTTTTGGTCAGACTAAATCACATCTATGATCATAATTGTAATGACACTCCAAGAGTGATTACTTCTCCCTGGATAGTTGATAGGCATGACACAGAATGGTAATGTCTACTCAGTTCCTCAccgaaagaaaatataatttattgattaaattttgtattatattttcaaaaatcaaatggtTACAGGTAACAACCAACATGTGGACCATCGCTAGGGCTTTGGCTTGATATATAACATTTAGCATGTAAAATATAAACATTTTGGATTTCATGAACCACCTAATGAATCTTCAGCATTACTAAGGGTCTAAACAAGCTAAAATAGAGTATCTCTTCACTCAGATGTACATCTCACAACACATATGAAGTTAGAATTGCCTATGGCAACTTTATGGTAACTTTTTGATGCAGCCATTAATCGGTCACAATTCCTAAGAGCAACGACCATGAGATCATGGTGCCAAACATGTTCACTAATGCACTAACACTCTCACTACTATTTCCTGCAACACTATGAACATGGATGATGCAAATCATTCATTTCCTCAATTCCCCATTTTATAGCTCCAGTACATATTATAGCTCCTAGTTACTAGCTCTATTTataattaaagaataaaaaaagatagaagagaATAGATGGCAGGATGGTAAGAAAAAATCACATGGCTCCTCattctaatttggtcatacaaCTAAAAAAGTGATTAGGCGAATAGATTAAGGTACCATCAACTAAGGTAACAGCATGTGCTCATGTAAATAAGAAATGAAGACTTTATCATTGGATGCAATTTGCCATAGATGCATTGGGTTGATGAATATAAAACGAAGAATCTACTCACCCTCAAATTGGTTTGCAATAAGAAATCTAATCCATTTTTTATGGGCAAGTGATAGCCATTAGCTCTTTCCGCTCCTGCTGTATTCACCCACTAATAAAGAGCTCACAGCTTCTAATGCCATTCCATCCATAGGAGAAATATCTCATCAATCCTAGTATTTCACTTGTAACCTCCTGCAATATCTCTTCACCATCCATAAAACTTTCCCCATGTCACTCCAAATGCATTAGTTCCCTTAAGGGATACCGATGTAAATGATCTTAAAGATTGATGAATAAAAGTTTTAGAGGGTAAACATCTGTTTATATATTTCAATCATATTTAAAGAACTTGAACTATTTTCAATGTGATAATTAGCTAAAATATTTAACAATCTATGATTAAGCAATAATCATGCTATGCAATACTTTTCGATAACCTCAACCTAGTGATGTTTCCGTTCAACAACCCAATATTTTTGTTTCAGAAAGAGCATGACATTTGATATATGACACATTTAAATGCAAATTATTCTTGAAATTCAAAAGACAAATTTGGGTTGCATGTTTAGACCTAATGGATCTTAGTTCAACACTAGAATGGGTAACCTTGGCATGGAAGGACTAAAAGAAACTGCACAATTCAGATGCAATCTTCATAAGGTAAAAAAATAGTAGTCATAACAAAAACAACAGAGTACTGGAGCCCACCGAACTCAGCACTCTGATGGGTCCAAGACATTTCAATGAACTAAAACTTTATAAGCCTCACCCTGAACATGAACTCTACATGGAAAAGTATCTCTAGTATACCAAGGGCTATCTATCAAATGATAACTTATTAATGTGCAGGGCATGCAGAAAATGCTTCAAGATTACAAATGAAGGATGACCAACATGACAGTGCCCATGATgggagacaaaaaaaaaagataggcaGACTTAGCAGCACCATGTTCAACAAGTACCACCCGCTCTCCTCATGTATGACCTCCAGCAATCACCTTCTTGGTCATTAGATCTTTAAAGATACAATAAGTACGAAAAATAGTGGACAGAGCAATTTCGAAACTGAGTGTACCAACAAAAGGAAGGCCCAACGAAAACTCTGGACCTCAAAGAAAAGTAGAGAATATGTAGGACTAGGATGAGCAATACAGACATCTGACGCTAGACTGGATGGACCATCAGAAATGGTACCAAAGGCACTGAGAACttacaatcaagagaagaaaataccATGAACTTCCAGTCATGCCTATACTGCTCTTGAGTCAAATTATGCTGGGAACagatacaagagaaagaaagcaGTATCTAAATCATGCAAAGGTAGATACACTGAAATGGTACTGCAAACAATGCTGATTCTTATGTGTATCTTTCACATCCTAAATAATTTGCAACTTTGCTCCATGAAAGAATTTGCTGGTTTAGATATTGATCCAGAAGCCCGTCACGGCAGCTAAGATAGCTTTAAAATTGAAATTGTGAAAGGTATGATTTGTACGATTAGGTTGTGATAGCATGGAGGTTGTATGTTCTATTAGGGTGCAAGTGTTTCATGTCAATCCAGAAAAACCAAAAATGTATTCAACCTTGTCCCAGATTGTTTCTTTGCTGAATAAAGAATCGGTCCA is from Phoenix dactylifera cultivar Barhee BC4 chromosome 18, palm_55x_up_171113_PBpolish2nd_filt_p, whole genome shotgun sequence and encodes:
- the LOC103710718 gene encoding probable pectinesterase/pectinesterase inhibitor 36, yielding MASRIASSLSLLIFLSFMALTSSRSSADPKVARRHREEAVQKAHDALGSAINWASASMDLERYGLHETQKGLMALSDCARLYEDSKEALRRLTGEYELADALTWLSAAMTAHSTCMGGLRQMNASASASARNVRALLRKALALHAPPAGLKDGTTYHFTICFDLLLSGQISHWWNATALDDAGLLVSWDASKQRADMVVAQDGSGNYKTINEAVAALQQQQQQRESRVVIYVKSGVYEEYVEIGRKLKNVMLVGDGIDSTIVTGNHNVRDGYTTFSSATFGVTGDNFWARDMTFENAAGPEKQQAVAVMVGSDHSVFYRCSFKGYQDTLFVLSQRQFYRECQIYGTVDFIFGNAAAVLQDCEIYVRKPMWHQPNVITAQGRDDENQNTGISVHASRVRPAQDFEQVKGSFRSYLGRPWKKYSRTVFLKTYLDGLIDPQGWAKWRGDFALDTLYYAEYMNTGDGACAGKRVKWPGFHALSDSSEAAPFTVENFIEGQSWIPESGVPFWGGI
- the LOC103710719 gene encoding NADH dehydrogenase (ubiquinone) complex I, assembly factor 6, with translation MNGTSISSNSIRAAFSYCVQQVRSYDYHHYLCLLHLPPAMRKAAFALRAFNVETARAMDVASDPKIGLMRLFWWQEAIDKIFANKLIEHPAAQALSSVISEQKISKHWLKRSVQARINDASREEHAIPETIGDLEGYAEDTVSTILYATLQAGGIRSTAADHAVSHIGKASGLLLLLKSLPHHASHHGRIPYIPADVAARHGLLITGNGRSDIRMESGEGLSDAVFEVASIANIHLQKARELAKTVPAEAVPVLLPAVPAQVLLDSLKHRQFNVFDSRISRGVLGISPLWYQLKLKWHAWRNTY